Part of the Oncorhynchus nerka isolate Pitt River linkage group LG14, Oner_Uvic_2.0, whole genome shotgun sequence genome is shown below.
GTTGAAGGTCAAAACACAATTGATGTTATTTTTAAATGAACTCAATTGTTATTTAAATGATGATACCCTAGCCGAGATCTTCAAGAAGTAGCCTTACACTTCTCTTTCTATGCCACAGAGCAGAAAGTTATGATCCTCAGGGAGGAGCGCACCTGCCCTGGTGCCAGTCAGATTGTACAGTGGTTAGTATTCACCACCAAGCCTCAGTGGgaaattacagtacagtacagtactctggCCAAATCCTTTCCCTTTATCCTAGTTAGATGATTAATTCAGGGTTGATTAATTAAGACTCTTTTATACACCTCACAGGATGCATGGATGCTTTGATGCCCTTCAGAGAAAATACGTAAGTGAGATGCTAGAATTTAGTTGTTTATTCATTATCTGCATGTTATTAATGTTAATTAATTACAAATAATGAATGTCTTGTTTTCCAACAGTTGCGGACGGTcgttatgtctgtgagtatatcgTATCGAATATTTTCTTCAGCATATAAAGCCTTTACATTTTCCGTTGCTAAAGTTTGTAGTCTCCTTCCACTTTCTATAGATATACACAGACCCAGAGAATCCAAAGGTAATAGACTACTTTTTAATCCCATAGGTATCGATCATAGTAATGCTTTGATTCTCTGCACTAGAACAAACTACAGTATGTGTAACCTCTTGAATCAAGCTGTTTCTCATTGTGACACTGGTCTTTCTTTACAATTTCCAGAAGGTTACTGAATGCTACCAGTTCAAAGTCCAATACACTGAAAAGGGACCCAAAATTGACTTTGAAAGGTATAATAGCTTTGTCAATGTGTATTAGGGTTGAATGGTGGGAACCCAGTTACTGAGATTTACAGAGATTTACAGCCCAAAACCACTCCCTTTCCCAAGGATAAATAACTGAGAAACCGGTAAATTATTATAAATTATTTATATGAACAGCATGACTTGAAATGGAACTGTTCAATTATATGCGATGTCTAAATCTGGATTCAGTAAGGCCTTCCCTCTGGTCACTGCATAATGAATCATCAACACTCAGGGTGGGAAccgacagcccatctcagtatgtagACCCTCCCTTGGTAACTTAGTAACTTTTTTTATTGTGATATGTTGTcctacatttgctgcagcatagcctatgctacagtaatataaagaccgAATGCGCATCTAATTTGCACACCTCCATCTGGTTTTCGGGGATCACCTTATTTTTTTATTGTAAAGATTATATATTTCTTTAATTGCCGTGGTTAAAACACTCCTTTATCGTTTCTTTAAATCGGTGCATGAGTGAATGCTCTCTTgcagtctttctttctttccatcaattccattcaaattgcatccaaaatagataaTCGTGTTCAAgattgatatacagttgaagtcggaagtttacatacacttaggttggagtcattaaaactcatttttcaaccactccacaaatttcttgttaattaacaaactatagttttggaaagtcggttaggacatctactttgtgcatgacacaaagcatttttccaacaattgtttacagacagattatttcactaataattcaatgtatcacaattccagtgggtcagaagtttacatacactatgttgactgtgcctaaatagcttggaagattccagaaaatgatgtcatggcattagaagcttctgataggcttattgacatcatttgagtcaattggaggtgtacctgtggatgtattttaaggcctaccttcaaactcagtgcctctgcttgacatcatgagaaaatcaaaagaaatcagtcaagacctcagaaaaaaaatgtagacctcccacaagtctggttcatccctgggataaatttccaaacgcctgaaggtaccacgttcatctgtacaaacaatagtacgcaagtataaacaccacaggaccacgcagccgttatacctctcaggaaggagacactttctgtctcctagagattaatgtactttggtgcaaaaagtgcaaattaatcccagaacaacagcaaaggacttggtgaagatgctggaggaaacaggtacaaaagtatctatattcacagtaaaagaAGTctaatattgacataacctgaaaggctgctcaacaAGGAATAAGCCATTGCTAcgaaactgccataaaaaagccagactacggtttgcaactgcacatggggacaaagatcatactttttggagaaatgtcctctggtcaaatgaaacaaaaacagaactgtttggccataatgaccattgttatctttggaggaaaaagggggaggattgcgagctgaagaacaccatcccaaccgtgaagcacgggggtgcatgttgtgggggtgctttgctgcaggagggactggtgcacttcacaaaatagatggcatcatgatgaggaaaattatgtggatgtattgaagaaacatctcaagacatcagtcaggaagttaaagcttggtcgcaaatgggttttccaaatggacaatgaccacaagcatgcttccgaagttgtggcaaaatggcttaaggacaacaaagtcaaggtattggagaggccatgACAAAtccctgatctcaatcccatagaaaatctgtgggcagaactgaaaaatcatgtgcgagcaaggaggcctacaaacctgattcagttgcaccagctttgtcaggaggaatgggccaaaattcacccaacttattgtaggaaaacttgtggaaggctacctgaaatgtttgacccaagttaaacaatttaaaggcaatgataccaaatactaattgagtgtatgtatacttctgacccactgggaatgtgatgaaagaaataaaagctgaaataaataattctctctactattattctgacatttcacattcttaaaataaagtggtgatcctaactgacctaaaacagggatttttttactaggattaaatgttaggaattttgaaaaactgagtttaaatgtatttggctaaggtgtatgtaaacttcagacttcaactgtatataggcctatatgtacagtgcattcggaaagtattcagaacccttgactttttccacattttgttatgttacagctttatactaaaattgattcaatagttttttcccctcatcaatatacaaacaataccccataatgacactacaagttttgcacacctgtattggggagtttctcccattcttctatgcagatcttgtcaagctctgttaagttggatggggagcgttgctgcacacctattttcaggtctctccagagatgttcaatcaggttcaagtccagggtttggctgggccactcaaggacattcagagacttgtcctgaagccaatgctgcgttgtcttggctatgtgcttaggttcgttgtcctgttggaaggtgaacatatgcctcagtctgaggtcctgagtgctctggagcaggttttcttcaaggatctctctgtactttgttccgttcatctttccctcgagcctgactagtctcccagtccctgccgcagaaaaacatccccacagcatgatgctgccaccaccatgcttcaccgtagggatggtgccaggtttcctgctGACAttacgtttggcattcaggccaaagagttcaatcttggtttcatcagaccagagaatcttgttgctcatggtctgagagtctttaggtgccttttggcaaacttcaagcgggctgtcatgaaccttttactgaggagtggcttcagtctggccactctaccataaaggcctaattgatggagagctgcagagatggttgtctttctggaagtttctcccatctccacagaggaagtctgGATCTCTGTTagtgtgaccatcgggttcttggtcgcctccctgaccaaggcacttctccctcgattgctcagtttggttgaGCGGACAGCTCTagcaagagtcttggtggttccaaacttcttccatttaataattatggaggccactgtgttcttggggacctttaatgcagtagaaatgttttcaaatgtacccttccccaaatctgtgcctcaacacaatcctgtctttttGTCCaaatttggggtattgtgtgtagatttatgaggaacaggttttatttaatacattttagaataaggctgtaatgtattttttttttgagAAAGTCAAGAGCATTGAATAATTTCCAAATGCACTCTAGATGTGTTAGCCTACCTCTTTCAGGTAATACATCCAATGCAGTATTAGCCTTATATTTAGGTAATACATGATGATGGGTAATGCATAATAAGCTTCTAACTTATAGCCTCTGTCTCTTGTGCAATACGCACACACCTGTACTCAGCTGTCCTCTCTGTAAAAAAAAATGCTCCCATGCAGGAAAACCTAGACTAGAATAGCGGCTGGACATAATTTGTTTGCATTTTTTTATACCAATAGACTATTCGAAGAGGGACACAAGCTCTTGTTTGCTGAATGTTAAATACAGCAGCCAATAGAACTCATGGGTAGATTGAAAGAAGAGCGAATGTGCGATggcggtaggctatagcagttatttatgcAGACCCATAACCATCCAATCCTCATGAAGAGAAGTGAAAGCCTGTTGCATCTCAttctagtcctatattattcaagCATGTCATTAGAATGATAAAGATAAGGACAACCAAACAAAATTACATTTACCTGTTGAAAGCAAGGAAGGGATGAAgcaacactagagagagaaagaggaggtagaCTAATAACATTAGGGGAAATATTATGAAAAATGTCAATCAAATTCACTAGCCTATACTTATAACTTTGTAGACCGCATGTGCTGCACCAGAATTGCATGTTCTCTCCCTGCTTTATCATGGTTTGAACGAGCTGCATAATTCCAGttcatataatacagtataataaaaTGCAGTAGAGTAATACAGTTCACACTCAAAAAGATTACTGGAGCTTGTTTCATTTATTTACCCAAGAGagcatatagctagctacatctaTGTGCTTTTATGTTTTTCTGTCTTATGTAATGTGAAGTAGCTGTATTGGATAACGGTTTCAATCATTTGGGcttgggctcattaaatgtctttaatgtagggtcATAAAATTTATTTAATCAGGTTTAGGTTGCATCAGGCATGACTTTACGATCAAAGCTCTAATAAAATCCAGACATAGGCCTATATATATGCTTTGTAATGCTTTTGAAGGACACATCCGGTCTTGTCGGACATTTGTAAAATTCGGGGAAAATATTCAACCCTAATGTGTATAACATAACGATAACATGGCAGAATTTCATTGAGAAGCATTGAAGAAAGacactttaaattgtttaaaaatgtttacatttatttttgttttagcaAAAACAGCAAGAATCTGGGAAAACTGGCTTGCAGCAGCACAAAAAAATCCAGCATCCTCCTGGTGCGTAAACTCTACACACTGATGCAGAACCTGGGTCCTCTGCCAGACAATGTCTGTCTTAACATGAAACTCTCCTACTACGACGACGGTAAAGACCACACAATGATGTAGAGTAAGCTAAAAGACAAGGGATGATGTGATGCAATACGCTGTTCCGGGGTCATGTCCCGGGTCTTTTGAATGATCAAATGAATTtaattacactgagtataccaaacattaggagcgctcagaacacagcctcaaatcattggggcatggactctacaaggtgtcaaagcgttccactgggatgctggcccatgttgactccaatgcttcccacagtcgtgtcaagttggctggatgtcatttgggtggtggaccattcttgatacacacgggaaacggtTGAGCGTGAAAAAATCCAGCTGCATTTCAGTTTTTGACACaatcaaaccggtgtgcctggcaactactaccatacccagttcaaaggcacttcaatcttgcgtcttgtccattcaccctctgaatggcacacatacacaatccatgtctcaattgtctcaaggcttcaaaatccttctttaacctgtcaccTTCccttctacactgattgaagtggatttaacaagtgacatcaataagggatcatagctttcacctggtcagtctatgtcatggaaagagcaggttttttgtatactcagtgtatatttaagcaataagacccgaggtggtgtggtatatggccaatataacacagctaagggctgtgtcctagCACAACCCAGATGTGCCTtaatgctattataaactggttaccaacttaattagagcagtaaaagtcccacgttttgtcatacccatggtatatggtctgctataccatggctttcagccaatcagcattcagggctcgaaccacccagtttataattgtgcATTGATTTTCTCATACCCGATGCCTTTTATCAAAATATTTGACGCTCAATAAGTAAGACGTTACAAAAGTTAGAAAAGTCTCATTTGAactactactgcagcgttgttagCATGCTGGAGCATGCCTGCTTGAGCTGAGGACTTACAGGAAGGTAACAACCTGTTAGTTGCAGGCTGTTTGATGTTTTATATTAGATTAGGCTGGGAGTGTTTTTCATTGAACGTTGCCAACCACTGCCTTTTGATTTGTAGTTCATTTGTGTAGTTCAAGTGAAACTTTTCAGCTTTCTGCTTATTGAGCGTCAAATACGTTGAAAACTGGCATATATACGATAAATATATCTTAAATGACCCCGTTTTTATGAATTTGATATCAAAATTTGAAGCCCATTCTTAGCCTACAAAACCCGGACGGAGTACGGAAGTAAAATTGAACTTTCATAGGATATAACAAgtatatgtttgttttttaaaccacctaaagagtgtgtgtttgtgtgtgtatatctcaGTCACTCCCCAGGACTACCAGCCCCCAGGCTTCATGGAGGGGGACGGCGATAGCATGCAGTTTGAGAAGGAGCCCGTCAACCTGACCATGGGCGAGGTGGTCACTCCCTTCCACACCCTGAAGGTGGAcgtgaccacagagagagaaaggctggAGCAGGTATGAAGGAAACGGGGGAAATAACTAAAGAGTCAGAGTAATGTCAACCAGACTAGTGGGTGACACGTTGATTAAACAACTGTCCCCTTTTCTCTGTAGGTTGATGACGAGCAGCCCATCTGCGTGAGGGACAAGTGGGAGCTGAAGATGGAGGAGGGGACAGTGACCAAGATCAGCAGTCAGCAGGTGAGACCTGAGGCTGACATAAATCTAGGCTAATTTGACTGGGTGCCTATGGCAAGGCGCTATTGTTTTAACCCAGTAGGGGGCGTTGCTGTCTCTATCACATGggatatatctacagtatataacatttTTAATGGGGTTTCTACTTTCAGACCCGCATGATAAAAGTAATGGAAAATCCGGACAACGACATTTACTTGGACAATTCCGGTAGGACCTCCTCTCTCAAAACTTAGTATAAAGAAGTTTCGCTGAACATTTTTTCTCTTTTAAGAAGTCAAATGCGGTCTGAAATCCATGTTGTGTTTTCATCATGTTTGATGCTCAAAGAGGTCCAGGTGAACTGCCAGGAGAAGATGGAGGTGTGTGAGGAGAGCACAGAGAACtctcaggtaaaataacaacaacaTGTACATTCTGCATAGTCATGACTAAGATAGGCCTTGtatcaaccaaatgtaaatacaGAACAATACAAGTACATAGGTGGGATAGT
Proteins encoded:
- the hormad1 gene encoding HORMA domain-containing protein 1 isoform X1 produces the protein MACEQRLRAAQGTQLLPNVVSTEQQSLIVVKKLLAIAVSSITYLRGLFPEKAYGRKYVEEQKVMILREERTCPGASQIVQWMHGCFDALQRKYLRTVVMSIYTDPENPKKVTECYQFKVQYTEKGPKIDFESKNSKNLGKLACSSTKKSSILLVRKLYTLMQNLGPLPDNVCLNMKLSYYDDVTPQDYQPPGFMEGDGDSMQFEKEPVNLTMGEVVTPFHTLKVDVTTERERLEQVDDEQPICVRDKWELKMEEGTVTKISSQQTRMIKVMENPDNDIYLDNSEVQVNCQEKMEVCEESTENSQMDTLGKRTSDLEVVIKRTRSGRVTRSTLERKAETEVHSVKKKKPSPIEDKMQISQFEFPCSQDVQASVPKKRKFSEPKERY
- the hormad1 gene encoding HORMA domain-containing protein 1 isoform X2 — translated: MACEQRLRAAQGTQLLPNVVSTEQQSLIVVKKLLAIAVSSITYLRGLFPEKAYGRKYVEEQKVMILREERTCPGASQIVQWMHGCFDALQRKYLRTVVMSIYTDPENPKKVTECYQFKVQYTEKGPKIDFESKNSKNLGKLACSSTKKSSILLVRKLYTLMQNLGPLPDNVCLNMKLSYYDDVTPQDYQPPGFMEGDGDSMQFEKEPVNLTMGEVVTPFHTLKVDVTTERERLEQVDDEQPICVRDKWELKMEEGTVTKISSQQTRMIKVMENPDNDIYLDNSEVQVNCQEKMEVCEESTENSQMDTLGKRTSDLEVVIKRTRSGRVTRSTLERKAETEVHSVKKKKPSPIEDKMISQFEFPCSQDVQASVPKKRKFSEPKERY